DNA from Mesorhizobium loti R88b:
GTCCGTTGATCGTCTTCGCTTCGGAGTTTGTCCGCTGTCCAGAGGAGCGCGCCGTAGATAGCGACGCGATCATCTGCGATCAGATCAACGATGCCTGCCTTGACGACGAGCCCCCCGAGTTCGATTAGATGTTGGGTCCGTTTGCGTCGCTCGACCTGCCACGTGCGCATGTCATTGCGAGCCTGTGCCGCCTGCCGGCGATTGTGAGCTGCCTTGTTGCGCTGGATCGCTTCGAACGTTGCGCTGAGATGCCGGAGCAGTTCGCCGGGACCGGCTCTCGAAAAACGTCACCCCACGCTTGGCCCATGCCTCACGCTTTGCGGCGTCTTTCGTCTCGGCGAGTGCGACCAGCGCGCCGGCCAGTTCGTCCGTGCTGAGCTGATCGGCGCCGGTGGCGATCACCAGCTCGCCAAGTTGCTGCACCTTCCGCGTTTTGAGTTCTCGCGCTTTGTCTTCCAGCGCCTTCAGTTCCGCGTCGAAATCCCGTTGCTTACGCATGGTTGTCTCCATCAATTGTCGATGCGGCGATGATAGGGGAGCGCCTGCCCGAAAGCTTCAGGGTTGCCGAGACAGCCCGGGACGGGCTGGTCCATCCCGAGATTTTTTCGAGGGAGGGCGCGCTTATACGTCGTGCCGACGTGCGTTTTGCCGTGCAAATGATCTGGTCGCGATGGCGATCTATCATCTTCACGTCAAGGTTATTGGCCGCAAGGCAGGCTCAAGCGCTGTCGCTTCGGCCGCCTACCGCTCGGCCTCGCGATTGCGTGACGAGCGGATTGAACGCAGCCATGATTTTTCGGCCAAACGCGGTGTCGTCCATTCCGAGGTGATGCTGCCGGAGCGCGCGCCCGAAGCCTGGCGCGACCGCGAACGGCTGTGGAACGATGTCGAAGCCTTTGAGGTGCGCAAGGATGCCCAGCTTGCCCGTGAGGTCGAGTTTGCTCTCCCGCGTGAACTCAGCAAGGCGCAAGGCATCGAACTGGCGCGCGACTTTGTACAAGTCGAGTTTGTCAGCAAGGGCATGGTCGCCGATCTCAATGTGCATTGGGACCGGGCGGAGGATGGCAGTCCCAAGCCGCATGCTCATGTCATGCTGACCATGCGGTCCGTGGACAAAAATGGTTTTGGGGCGAAGGTTCGAGACTGGAATGCCACCCAGTTGGTCGAGCGCTGGCGCGAGCGATGGGCGGAACTGGCCAATGAGCGCCTGGCCGAACTCGACATCGACGCCCGCATCGATCATCGCAGTCTGGAAGCGCAGGGCATTTCACTGGAGCCGCAAACGCAGATTGGTGCCCCGGCGCAACGCATTGAGGGCGGTGGCCTAGACGCTGGTGAGATCGAAGCAGATCGCGCCGAACTGCATCGCGAGATCGCGCGCAACAATGGCGCGCGCATCATCGCTGATCCATCCGTGGCGCTGGATGCCATCACGCATCAGCAATCGACCTTCACCCGAAAAGACATCGCGAAGTTTGCGCATCGGCACAGCGACGGAATGGAGCAGTTCAACGAGGTGGTGGTCGCGATCAGCAACGCATCCGATCTGGTCGAACTCGGCACGGACCTGCGCGGCGAAGATCGCTTCACCACAAGGCAGATGATCCAGACCGAGCAGCGCCTTCACCGCGCTACGGAGCGTATGGATTTGGACGAGCGACACGCGGTGAGTGACGCACATCGCGAGGCGGCACTGGCGCGGGCCGCGCAACGCGGGCTTGTCCTTTCGGGCGAGCAGACCGATGCCCTTGCGCACATCACCGATGGTCACGGTCTTGGTGTCGTCGTCGGCTTTGCCGGGACGGGCAAGAGCGCCATGCTGGGCGTTGCGCGCCAGGCATGGGCAGCGGCGGGCTACGAGGTTCGAGGCGCGGCACTCTCCGGCATTGCCGCCGAGAATCTGGAAGGCGGATCAGGCATCTCGTCGCGCACCATCGCCAGTATGGAGCATAGCTGGGGACAGGCCAGGGATCTGCTCACCACGCGCGATGTCCTGGTGATCGATGAGGCCGGCATGGTCGGCACGCGCCAGTTGGAGCGCGTGCTTTCCCATGCCGCGGACGTTGGCGCAAAGGTCGTATTGGTTGGCGATCCGCAGCAGTTG
Protein-coding regions in this window:
- a CDS encoding conjugal transfer protein TraD: MRTWQVERRKRTQHLIELGGLVVKAGIVDLIADDRVAIYGALLWTADKLRSEDDQRTRELWAGMGKEAFMAERNEKLKGQQA
- a CDS encoding conjugal transfer protein TraD, giving the protein MRKQRDFDAELKALEDKARELKTRKVQQLGELVIATGADQLSTDELAGALVALAETKDAAKREAWAKRGVTFFESRSRRTAPASQRNVRSDPAQQGSSQSPAGGTGSQ